A genome region from Chlorobaculum tepidum TLS includes the following:
- the argH gene encoding argininosuccinate lyase, with product MSDQSNQKELLWQSRFSEPFDREALKFSSSVHVDGLLYREDIQGSIAHATMLGEQGIISKEEAGQIVTGLKAVEKEIESGELTPVWEDEDIHTVIENRLKELIGPTAGKLHSGRSRNDQVATDTRLYLRRNIDRIGELLKAMQSTLLDKAEQYKHTIMFGYTHLQRAQPISAGHYYMAWHSMFGRDAQRLADLRKRANISPLGAAAFAGSTLPLDPARSAELLEFDGVFTNSIDAVSDRDLVIEFVSACSMIMMHLSRFSEDVILWSSAEFNYLSISDAFATGSSIMPQKKNADIAELVRGKTGRVYGNLMNLLTIMKGLPLSYNRDMQEDKPPLFDTAETTASSLSVFRRMIEKTWLNEERLARLTAEDLSLATEIAEYLVKKQIPFRDAHRITGKIVAYAIEQGKTLPTISLDEYRTFSEAFDEGIYDDLKPDASVNSKKTAGSCSFKSVEEQIARAKAAR from the coding sequence ATGTCCGATCAATCCAATCAGAAGGAGCTCTTGTGGCAGAGCCGTTTTTCGGAACCGTTTGACCGGGAGGCGCTGAAGTTCTCCTCGTCGGTGCATGTGGACGGGCTGCTCTATCGCGAAGACATTCAAGGCTCTATTGCCCATGCCACCATGCTTGGCGAGCAGGGAATTATCTCGAAAGAGGAGGCCGGGCAAATTGTCACCGGGCTGAAGGCGGTCGAAAAGGAGATTGAGTCGGGCGAGCTAACCCCGGTGTGGGAGGATGAGGATATTCACACGGTGATCGAGAACCGGCTGAAGGAGCTGATCGGCCCGACGGCGGGCAAGCTGCACTCCGGGCGCAGCCGCAACGACCAGGTGGCGACCGACACGCGCCTCTATCTGCGCCGCAACATCGACCGCATCGGCGAGTTGCTCAAGGCGATGCAATCGACGCTGCTCGACAAGGCGGAGCAGTACAAGCACACCATCATGTTCGGCTACACCCACCTGCAGCGCGCCCAGCCGATCTCCGCAGGCCACTACTACATGGCGTGGCACTCGATGTTCGGGCGCGACGCCCAGCGCCTCGCCGATCTGCGCAAGCGGGCCAACATTTCGCCGCTCGGCGCGGCGGCTTTCGCGGGCAGCACCCTGCCGCTCGATCCGGCGCGCTCGGCGGAACTGCTGGAGTTCGACGGTGTCTTCACCAACAGCATCGATGCGGTGAGTGACCGCGACCTGGTGATCGAGTTCGTTTCGGCCTGCTCGATGATCATGATGCACTTGTCGCGTTTTTCGGAGGATGTAATTCTCTGGAGCTCGGCGGAGTTCAACTACCTGTCGATCAGCGACGCCTTCGCGACCGGTTCGTCGATCATGCCGCAGAAAAAGAACGCCGATATCGCCGAGCTGGTGCGCGGCAAGACGGGCCGTGTCTATGGCAACCTGATGAACCTTCTCACCATTATGAAAGGGCTGCCGCTCTCCTACAACCGCGACATGCAGGAGGACAAGCCGCCTCTGTTCGATACCGCCGAAACCACTGCATCGAGTCTCTCGGTCTTCCGCCGGATGATCGAAAAGACCTGGCTGAACGAGGAGCGCCTCGCCCGACTCACCGCCGAAGACCTGAGCCTCGCCACCGAGATCGCCGAGTACCTCGTCAAGAAGCAGATTCCTTTCCGCGACGCCCACCGCATCACCGGCAAGATCGTGGCGTATGCCATCGAACAGGGCAAAACCCTGCCGACCATCTCGCTCGACGAGTACCGCACTTTCTCTGAAGCCTTCGACGAAGGGATCTACGACGACCTCAAACCCGACGCCAGCGTCAACTCCAAGAAAACCGCTGGCAGCTGCTCGTTCAAATCGGTCGAAGAGCAGATCGCGCGAGCGAAAGCGGCGCGTTGA
- a CDS encoding aminoacyl-histidine dipeptidase translates to MSNIFLSLEPKILWSHFYRLTQIPRPSGHEEAVRTYVADVAKRCGLEWLVDEAGNIIVRKPASAGMERRRGVILQAHLDMVPQKNAGTAHDFTKDPIDAVIDGEWVHARGTTLGADNGIGVAAALAVLESDDLRHGPLEALFTVNEEAGMTGALGLKPGVLRGDILLNLDSEDEGELFIGCAGGLDGTMRFDYSCEPLPPGYSGIEIRVSGLRGGHSGMDIDLGRGNANKIMNRLLQMGREHHGLLLASIDGGSLRNAIPRESVALVAVPSAQKVAFLDELHSLASAIGLELNGVDPELRVEAADAALPVGMIDDTVAQRLFDAVAACPNGVHRMSEAMAGLVETSNNLARVHSDGRAVSVECLLRSASVEGMRELADAVAGIAERAGTVAAFENGYPGWKPNPASPILKCMVKVYRDRFGKTPEIRAVHAGLECGIIGANNPQLDMISFGPTIRHPHSPDEKVECSSVLKFWELLVATLEEVPEP, encoded by the coding sequence ATGAGCAACATTTTTCTCTCGCTTGAGCCGAAAATACTTTGGAGCCACTTTTACCGCCTGACACAAATTCCGCGGCCTTCGGGGCATGAGGAGGCAGTTCGGACCTATGTCGCTGACGTGGCGAAACGTTGCGGGTTGGAATGGCTCGTCGATGAGGCAGGTAACATCATTGTGCGCAAACCGGCGTCGGCGGGGATGGAGCGTCGGCGGGGCGTTATCCTGCAGGCGCATCTCGACATGGTGCCGCAGAAGAACGCAGGGACAGCGCACGACTTCACGAAGGATCCGATCGACGCCGTGATCGATGGTGAATGGGTGCATGCGCGCGGCACCACGCTGGGGGCGGACAATGGCATCGGTGTGGCGGCGGCGCTGGCTGTGCTTGAATCGGACGACTTGCGCCACGGACCGCTCGAAGCGCTTTTCACGGTGAACGAGGAGGCTGGCATGACCGGAGCGCTGGGGCTGAAACCGGGAGTGCTCAGGGGCGACATTCTGCTGAACCTCGACTCCGAGGATGAAGGCGAACTCTTCATTGGCTGCGCGGGCGGACTCGACGGTACGATGCGCTTCGACTATTCCTGCGAGCCGCTGCCTCCCGGTTACTCCGGCATCGAAATCCGGGTCTCCGGTTTGCGCGGCGGGCATAGCGGCATGGACATCGATCTTGGCCGGGGCAACGCCAACAAGATCATGAACAGGCTGTTGCAGATGGGTCGGGAGCACCACGGGCTGCTGCTTGCATCCATCGACGGCGGAAGCCTGCGCAACGCCATTCCGCGCGAATCGGTGGCACTGGTTGCCGTACCGTCCGCGCAAAAAGTAGCGTTTCTCGACGAGCTTCATTCGCTCGCCTCGGCCATCGGTCTCGAGCTGAACGGGGTTGATCCGGAGCTGCGGGTCGAGGCTGCGGATGCCGCGCTTCCTGTAGGAATGATCGACGATACCGTGGCGCAACGCCTCTTCGATGCGGTGGCAGCCTGCCCGAACGGCGTGCATCGCATGAGCGAAGCGATGGCGGGTCTGGTCGAAACCTCGAACAATCTTGCCCGCGTCCATTCGGACGGACGCGCAGTGAGCGTCGAGTGCCTGCTCCGGAGCGCCTCGGTGGAGGGGATGCGCGAACTTGCCGACGCGGTCGCGGGCATCGCCGAACGTGCCGGAACGGTAGCCGCGTTCGAGAACGGCTATCCCGGATGGAAGCCAAATCCCGCTTCGCCGATCCTGAAATGCATGGTCAAAGTCTATCGCGACCGCTTCGGCAAAACGCCGGAGATCCGCGCGGTGCATGCCGGTCTGGAGTGTGGCATCATCGGCGCAAACAATCCGCAGCTTGACATGATTTCGTTCGGCCCGACCATCCGCCATCCGCATTCGCCGGACGAAAAGGTTGAGTGCTCGTCGGTACTGAAATTCTGGGAATTGCTTGTGGCAACGCTGGAGGAGGTGCCAGAGCCGTGA
- a CDS encoding adenylate cyclase: MKTPYSYNTISDFLLSQPLTVDVEVDDETAGCFPLKCIELDATVLYVGMRNFARLTLDLSPTEILIYLNMFLVWMRDSLAAERFCVVERFLDSSIVLLFSKKFGSEEPFFDAIRAARWMGEHDELLFAPEMGIASGRVSVGFAGTPKEFTGSVFGRPVLLAAACAKMRPQDEAMASCITFPEEEWRGRSFEELFPPLEFDHPECGRVRQPSTWRLGEPRSVDFASHGRIDLRDVGNFVHWTSKITAKEKAREWFAQIKAKGFYKYQK; this comes from the coding sequence GTGAAGACGCCCTACAGCTACAACACCATTTCGGATTTTCTCTTGTCGCAACCGCTGACGGTTGATGTGGAGGTTGACGACGAGACTGCCGGGTGTTTTCCGCTCAAATGCATCGAGCTCGACGCGACCGTGCTCTATGTCGGAATGCGCAATTTTGCGCGGCTTACGCTCGATCTTTCGCCGACGGAGATTCTGATCTACCTCAACATGTTTCTCGTCTGGATGCGCGACTCGCTCGCGGCGGAGCGCTTCTGCGTGGTCGAGCGGTTTCTCGACAGCTCGATCGTGCTGCTTTTTTCGAAAAAGTTCGGTTCGGAAGAGCCGTTTTTCGACGCGATTCGCGCCGCGCGATGGATGGGAGAGCACGATGAGCTGCTCTTCGCGCCGGAGATGGGCATTGCCAGCGGGCGTGTTTCGGTGGGATTCGCTGGCACGCCGAAGGAGTTCACCGGCTCGGTCTTCGGGCGTCCGGTGCTGCTCGCCGCAGCGTGCGCGAAGATGAGGCCACAGGACGAGGCGATGGCGTCGTGCATCACTTTTCCGGAGGAGGAGTGGCGGGGGCGCTCGTTCGAAGAGCTGTTTCCGCCGCTAGAGTTCGACCACCCGGAGTGTGGCCGCGTGCGCCAGCCATCGACCTGGAGGCTCGGCGAGCCTCGAAGCGTCGATTTTGCGTCGCATGGCCGGATTGACCTGCGGGATGTTGGTAACTTCGTGCACTGGACATCAAAGATTACGGCAAAGGAAAAGGCCCGTGAGTGGTTTGCCCAGATCAAGGCGAAAGGATTTTACAAGTATCAAAAATAA